In the Diachasmimorpha longicaudata isolate KC_UGA_2023 chromosome 1, iyDiaLong2, whole genome shotgun sequence genome, one interval contains:
- the LOC135167345 gene encoding uncharacterized protein LOC135167345 — MIAKAIILAAVITGIAAHSWCTPALSATSCTGRNFSPRENCILLQQGNEPGYISAHGNCIGAQNSNEPYCIDAQGNYVSLRKTYTPYCNYAQGNYYGSQVRTEPCYNYAQGNYYSSQVGTEPWCINSQANYASFQKPSTCYCNNAPGNYFTSQNFNVPCYIDDQGNYVYIQKQTGNYCNGQEYPASWCRTSTQRDFNVGYPPSGYYYCNGAWQQSPGYGRRQSLGCSYPCNYGSSGQKSIYTGRMFDPCWNYVNNYQQMTDGSRYWCR; from the exons ATGATTGCCAAAGCCATCATTCTCGCAGCCGTTATCACAG GCATAGCTGCCCACTCTTGGTGCACCCCAGCACTATCAGCAACTTCCTGTACCGGCCGTAACTTTAGTCCGCGAGAAAATTGTATTCTTCTTCAGCAGGGAAATGAACCCGGCTACATCAGTGCCCACGGAAATTGTATTGGCGCTCAAAACTCGAATGAGCCCTACTGCATCGACGCCCAGGGAAATTATGTCTCCCTTCGAAAGACGTATACACCCTACTGCAACTACGCCCAAGGCAATTATTATGGTTCCCAGGTCAGAACTGAGCCCTGCTACAACTACGCACAAGGCAATTATTATAGCTCTCAGGTTGGAACAGAGCCTTGGTGCATCAATTCCCAGGCAAACTATGCCTCCTTCCAAAAACCATCGACTTGCTACTGCAACAACGCACCAGGAAATTACTTCACCTCTCAGAACTTCAATGTACCCTGCTACATCGACGACCAAGGAAATTACGTTTACATTCAGAAGCAGACTGGAAACTACTGTAACGGACAGGAATATCCAGCTTCCTGGTGCAGGACATCAACGCAGAGAGATTTCAATGTAGGCTACCCACCCTCTGGGTACTACTACTGCAACGGAGCCTGGCAGCAGAGTCCTGGGTATGGAAGGAGACAGTCACTTGGATGTAGTTATCCATGCAATTACGGTTCATCAGGGCAAAAATCCATTTACACAGGGAGAATGTTTGATCCCTGTTGGAATTATGTAAATAATTACCAGCAGATGACCGATGGTTCGCGATACTGGTGTAGATAG